In Alphaproteobacteria bacterium, the genomic window GCCTTCGAGCCGCCCGCGGGCTTCCGCCGGGTCAAGATCCCGGGGAATTTCATCACCCTCAACGGCCCCATGTACGCCCGCCTGGAGGAAGGAAAATTCATCTCCGGCTTCCACGTCGAGCCCCGCCACGACAACGCCACCGGGGTCTGCCAGGGCGGCATGCTGATGACGCTGGTGGACATGCAGCTCTGGCTCGCCGCTTTCGCCCAGGAAGGCATCGAGGCCTTTTTGCCCACCGTTAACCTCAATTGCGACTTCGTGGCCCCGGCCAAAGTC contains:
- a CDS encoding PaaI family thioesterase, which gives rise to MEDAFEPPAGFRRVKIPGNFITLNGPMYARLEEGKFISGFHVEPRHDNATGVCQGGMLMTLVDMQLWLAAFAQEGIEAFLPTVNLNCDFVAPAKVGAWIEGRTSFLKTTRNYVFADCVLTADGEPVLRGNGMLKILHTTEVPYELPDLLED